One genomic segment of Helianthus annuus cultivar XRQ/B chromosome 14, HanXRQr2.0-SUNRISE, whole genome shotgun sequence includes these proteins:
- the LOC110908953 gene encoding LOB domain-containing protein 1, with amino-acid sequence MEYSGDKTSGATSPMAIPTTFSYSQSPNSSNNSTSQLSPTSVLTHPPPSSPPHPVVLSPCAACKILRRRCVEKCVLAPYFPPTEPLKFTTAHRVFGASNIIKLLQELPESQRTDAVSSMVYEANARLRDPVYGCAGAICQLQKQVSELQAELAKAQAEVLNMQCQQSTLLSMICMGMDQQLVSSPTLEQQTFYENLNFYPDDASLSGVFEPLWT; translated from the exons ATGGAATATTCCGGTGACAAAACTAGCGGCGCCACCTCACCCATGGCTATTCCCACTACCTTCTCATACTCTCAGTCACCAAATAGTTCTAATAATTCAACATCTCAGCTTAGTCCCACTAGTGTTCTCACTCATCCTCCACCATCCTCCCCACCTCACCCGGTGGTTCTCAGCCCATGCGCCGCCTGCAAGATTCTCAGGCGGCGCTGTGTTGAGAAATGCGTCTTGGCACCTTACTTCCCCCCCACAGAACCACTCAAGTTCACCACGGCTCACCGTGTGTTCGGAGCTAGCAACATCATTAAGCTGTTACAG GAACTTCCTGAGTCTCAAAGAACGGATGCGGTTAGCAGTATGGTATATGAAGCTAATGCAAGGCTTAGAGATCCGGTTTACGGTTGTGCAGGAGCTATTTGTCAACTACAAAAGCAAGTGAGTGAGCTCCAAGCAGAGTTAGCCAAGGCGCAAGCCGAGGTGCTCAACATGCAATGCCAACAATCGACTTTATTATCGATGATTTGTATGGGGATGGACCAACAACTCGTTTCGTCACCAACGCTAGAACAACAAACATTTTATGAGAACCTAAACTTCTACCCCGATGATGCGAGTTTGAGCGGCGTATTTGAGCCACTTTGGACATGA